One genomic region from Anabaena sp. PCC 7108 encodes:
- a CDS encoding NUDIX hydrolase: protein MNKEGQIRVIVLALIRDSDRIFVSEGYDSTKQSTFYRALGGGVEFGETSRVALEREFQEEIQADLTNIRYLNCIENLFTFDGKQGHEIIQLYECDFADAKFYQIESLTFSETPERKHRALWIDISKFKSGELRLVPEVFFDYL, encoded by the coding sequence ATGAATAAAGAAGGTCAAATTCGCGTTATTGTTCTAGCACTAATTCGAGATAGTGATAGAATATTTGTATCTGAAGGTTACGACTCTACAAAACAATCAACATTTTATCGGGCTTTAGGTGGCGGTGTGGAATTCGGCGAAACTAGTCGTGTAGCTTTAGAAAGAGAGTTCCAAGAAGAAATCCAAGCTGATTTAACCAATATTCGCTACTTGAATTGTATAGAAAACCTATTTACTTTCGATGGTAAACAAGGACATGAAATCATTCAACTTTACGAATGTGATTTTGCAGATGCCAAATTTTACCAAATCGAAAGTCTCACTTTTTCGGAAACGCCAGAACGTAAGCACCGCGCTTTATGGATAGATATTTCTAAATTTAAATCAGGAGAATTAAGACTAGTTCCAGAAGTCTTTTTTGATTATTTGTAA
- a CDS encoding DUF3531 family protein: MNIQFREFNAFDVWIWLRFSTVPSQREKQYIEEVFNSWFYLGKLGAFNAENLQVQDTGFDISYLNYDTKGYDKSLLSLMHNMGEFEYEGEWGRCWFDLGTSDAMALDILINSLTQLSEEYVTIEELYIGGENSDWPVEDSESRAYSIYDN; the protein is encoded by the coding sequence ATGAACATTCAATTCCGCGAGTTTAATGCTTTTGATGTCTGGATTTGGTTGCGATTTAGCACTGTACCCTCACAACGTGAAAAACAATATATAGAAGAAGTTTTTAATTCCTGGTTTTATTTGGGTAAATTAGGCGCATTTAATGCCGAAAATCTCCAAGTTCAAGATACCGGATTTGATATCAGTTATCTGAATTATGATACCAAAGGTTATGATAAAAGTCTGCTATCTTTGATGCACAACATGGGTGAGTTTGAGTATGAAGGAGAATGGGGACGTTGTTGGTTTGATTTAGGAACCAGTGATGCTATGGCACTCGATATTTTAATCAATTCTCTCACCCAGTTAAGTGAAGAATACGTCACTATTGAAGAATTATATATCGGCGGCGAAAACTCAGATTGGCCTGTTGAAGATAGTGAAAGTCGCGCTTACTCAATTTACGATAATTAG
- a CDS encoding Uma2 family endonuclease, producing the protein MIEQLLKLNLNAVDFTDEQFYQLCQKNSDLKFERTATGELIIMPPVGGESGNREADLMIDLGIWNRQTKLGYTFSSSTIFKLPNGGDRSPDAAWIKKERWEALTPEQQRKFPPIAPDFVIELRSATDDLKTLRQKMQEYMDAGVKMGWLINPQQQQVEIYSLGKDVELRNLPTELLGEEILPGFSLSLDCY; encoded by the coding sequence ATGATTGAGCAACTTTTGAAACTAAACTTAAACGCAGTTGATTTTACCGATGAACAGTTTTATCAACTATGTCAAAAAAACAGTGATTTAAAATTTGAACGCACAGCTACAGGAGAGTTAATTATTATGCCACCAGTGGGAGGGGAAAGCGGCAATAGAGAAGCTGATTTAATGATAGATTTAGGTATTTGGAATCGTCAAACAAAACTCGGTTACACTTTTAGTTCTTCCACTATATTTAAATTACCAAATGGCGGCGACCGTTCTCCAGATGCAGCTTGGATTAAAAAAGAACGTTGGGAAGCACTCACCCCTGAACAACAACGCAAATTTCCCCCCATTGCACCAGATTTTGTCATTGAATTAAGGTCAGCAACAGATGATTTAAAAACCCTGCGTCAGAAAATGCAAGAATATATGGATGCAGGGGTAAAAATGGGATGGTTAATAAATCCTCAACAGCAACAAGTAGAAATTTATAGTTTAGGAAAAGATGTGGAATTGCGAAATTTGCCTACAGAATTATTAGGTGAAGAGATATTACCAGGATTTAGTTTGAGTTTAGATTGTTATTAA
- a CDS encoding DUF3370 domain-containing protein, with translation MPVPQPKNKIPATLFILLSGLAVTQSIGCTTFNANHTENLANAQTLPKPAPQEIIIAGEVRALPGKLDTIPVFNSNSPEWVKTEGVLLSTFPANGKKVPAAHLNFPFQGRFDLFAHHYSHTPKDLQTLYLGIILHNPGKKSVTVDVLQGASYLMQDAPFVTLAPYIENNDGKVFSGPGARAVADVLRGVRQADFPAKLVIPAGKSRMLLNHPIPVRNLEKPVNGRSSFFRLRSNRKVYTASLAMYAKKNADGSDRAPTMAEWQDLLNNGNFAGPRDKIPTPPDAKGGQLIYGRVAGVSQGSRWEAKLVDSPKTDIFTIPEPGQAISYPIASLRGGRLGTEQNQTAKMLVRYTDTAYEAHGNYGVEYNLSLPLSNNTVKAQTISVTLETPLKEDKLAQGGVRFRKPSLDFPFFRGTVRSRYTDEQGKLKTRYVHLWHRTGQVLEPLTEIVLQPGMRRMVQLDLIYPPDSTPPQVLTVRTLKK, from the coding sequence ATGCCAGTTCCACAGCCAAAAAATAAAATACCTGCAACTCTATTCATACTTTTATCAGGACTTGCTGTTACTCAAAGCATTGGATGTACAACATTCAACGCTAATCATACCGAAAACTTAGCAAATGCTCAAACTTTACCTAAACCAGCACCTCAAGAAATTATCATCGCTGGAGAAGTGCGTGCTTTACCAGGGAAATTAGATACCATTCCTGTGTTTAACAGTAATAGTCCAGAATGGGTGAAAACTGAAGGCGTTTTACTTTCTACCTTTCCAGCAAATGGGAAAAAAGTTCCAGCAGCACATCTGAATTTTCCCTTTCAAGGACGGTTTGATTTATTTGCTCACCACTATAGCCACACTCCCAAGGATTTGCAAACTCTTTACCTGGGTATAATTTTGCATAATCCTGGTAAAAAATCTGTAACGGTAGATGTGTTACAGGGTGCGAGTTATTTAATGCAAGATGCGCCTTTTGTAACTTTAGCTCCATACATTGAAAATAATGATGGTAAAGTGTTCTCAGGCCCAGGTGCTAGGGCGGTGGCTGATGTGCTACGGGGAGTTCGTCAAGCTGATTTTCCGGCTAAATTGGTAATTCCTGCGGGAAAAAGTCGGATGTTGCTAAATCATCCTATTCCGGTGCGAAATTTAGAAAAACCTGTCAATGGTCGGTCTAGTTTTTTCCGGTTGCGTAGTAATAGGAAAGTTTATACAGCTAGTTTAGCAATGTATGCTAAGAAAAATGCTGATGGTTCTGACCGTGCGCCAACTATGGCGGAATGGCAAGATTTACTAAATAACGGTAATTTTGCTGGACCAAGAGATAAAATTCCTACACCACCAGATGCTAAAGGGGGTCAATTAATTTATGGACGTGTAGCGGGTGTTTCTCAAGGTTCGCGCTGGGAAGCAAAATTAGTAGATAGTCCGAAAACGGACATTTTCACGATTCCCGAACCAGGTCAAGCAATTTCCTATCCTATCGCTAGTTTACGTGGTGGTAGATTGGGTACTGAACAAAATCAAACAGCGAAGATGTTGGTACGTTATACAGATACAGCTTATGAAGCACATGGAAATTATGGCGTAGAATATAATCTCAGTTTGCCTTTAAGTAATAACACTGTTAAAGCTCAAACTATTTCCGTAACTTTAGAAACACCATTAAAAGAAGACAAATTAGCTCAGGGTGGTGTCCGCTTCCGAAAACCATCTTTAGATTTTCCTTTCTTTCGGGGGACAGTGCGATCGCGTTATACTGATGAGCAAGGGAAACTAAAGACGCGTTATGTGCATTTATGGCATCGCACTGGTCAAGTGTTGGAACCTTTGACAGAAATTGTGTTACAACCTGGAATGAGGCGCATGGTGCAGCTAGATTTGATTTATCCACCCGATTCCACTCCACCCCAGGTTTTAACGGTGAGAACTTTAAAAAAATGA
- a CDS encoding Sll0314/Alr1548 family TPR repeat-containing protein: protein MLKQFFIPQLITSLRFPVLAKVTFVTAITLNLWVNPSLAGDPFRSSEPRKIGDRTEAAFKAIFQQGNYPAAADFLDKALSSEPDEPLAYAMKASLAYGNQDWTSLNNYSRQTLETGQKLISSDPLRGNLYSAVGNFLEGAVIISREGTVNGASQALSRLRKVYEYLGNAEAIAPNDPELNLIRGYMDLLLAVNLPFTNPDQAIERLEKNAAPGYLVNRGIALAYRDLKQYPQALDYVNRALKTTADNPEIYYLKAQILQEQGRNEKSQNLMKEAIANFDKALTKKSQLPASLVKQIEYERKQATQRLRNL from the coding sequence ATGTTGAAACAGTTTTTTATTCCTCAATTAATAACCTCGCTTCGATTTCCTGTACTTGCTAAAGTGACCTTTGTTACTGCTATTACCCTAAATCTGTGGGTAAATCCTTCTTTGGCTGGTGATCCGTTTCGGAGTAGTGAACCGCGTAAAATTGGCGATCGCACAGAAGCTGCTTTTAAGGCGATTTTTCAACAGGGAAATTATCCAGCAGCAGCCGATTTTCTGGACAAAGCCCTTTCTAGTGAACCTGATGAACCTCTAGCTTATGCGATGAAAGCATCTTTAGCTTATGGAAATCAAGATTGGACTAGTCTTAATAATTACAGTCGTCAAACTCTAGAAACTGGGCAGAAGTTGATTAGTAGTGACCCATTACGTGGTAATTTATACAGTGCTGTCGGGAATTTTTTGGAAGGTGCGGTAATTATCAGTCGTGAAGGAACTGTCAATGGTGCTTCACAAGCATTGAGTCGCTTACGCAAAGTCTATGAATATTTAGGTAATGCCGAAGCGATCGCTCCCAATGATCCAGAGTTAAACTTAATCCGAGGCTACATGGATTTATTGTTGGCGGTGAATTTACCTTTTACAAACCCAGATCAAGCAATTGAACGGCTAGAAAAAAATGCCGCCCCTGGGTATTTGGTAAATCGGGGTATTGCTTTAGCCTACCGGGATTTGAAACAATACCCTCAAGCTTTAGATTATGTCAATCGCGCCTTAAAAACAACTGCGGATAACCCAGAAATCTATTACCTCAAAGCCCAAATCCTCCAAGAACAGGGAAGAAATGAAAAAAGCCAGAATTTGATGAAGGAAGCGATCGCTAATTTTGATAAAGCCTTAACCAAAAAATCCCAACTCCCCGCTAGTCTAGTCAAACAAATTGAATACGAACGTAAACAAGCTACACAACGCTTGCGAAATTTATGA
- a CDS encoding ABC transporter ATP-binding protein, whose amino-acid sequence MLYLRNLTYHPTACPTAILKSINLDLPPQQLGLIIGPSGSGKSTLLEILSGLAEPTSGAAFWREQQLIAEQLQQLAGIVFQFPERHFCGGTILEELRLGHPELGSERVHQALSEVGLDHLSLSTSPHALSGGQQRRLALAVQLIRQPNLLLLDEPTAGLDWSMRRQLVNLLAKLKKDWTLLVVTHDAGDMLPIADKCWTLNHGVLEAVDPATLASKQKEPIVN is encoded by the coding sequence ATGCTCTATCTTAGAAATTTAACCTATCACCCCACAGCTTGCCCAACAGCCATTCTCAAATCAATCAACTTAGACTTACCACCCCAACAACTAGGTCTAATTATTGGTCCCAGTGGTTCTGGTAAAAGCACCTTACTAGAGATTTTATCTGGACTAGCTGAACCCACATCTGGCGCAGCTTTCTGGCGAGAACAACAACTCATAGCCGAACAGTTACAACAATTAGCTGGGATAGTCTTTCAGTTTCCAGAAAGGCACTTTTGCGGTGGTACAATTTTAGAAGAATTGCGTTTAGGGCATCCAGAGTTAGGCTCAGAGCGAGTTCACCAGGCATTAAGCGAAGTAGGATTAGACCATTTATCACTCTCTACCTCTCCCCATGCTTTAAGCGGTGGACAGCAGAGGCGTTTAGCTTTAGCAGTGCAATTGATTCGCCAACCGAATTTACTCTTATTAGATGAACCCACAGCCGGTTTAGATTGGTCAATGCGTCGCCAGTTAGTAAATTTATTAGCGAAACTAAAAAAAGATTGGACACTGTTAGTTGTAACACATGACGCAGGGGATATGTTGCCAATAGCTGACAAGTGCTGGACACTCAATCATGGTGTACTAGAAGCAGTTGACCCAGCGACATTGGCAAGTAAACAAAAAGAACCAATAGTAAATTAA
- a CDS encoding NADP-dependent isocitrate dehydrogenase, whose amino-acid sequence MYDKITPPTTGAKITFKNGEPVVPENPIIPFIQGDGTGIDIWPATEKVLDAAVAKAYKGTRKISWFRVYAGDEACDLYGTYQYLPQDTLTAIEEYGVAIKGPLTTPVGGGIRSLNVALRQIFDLYTCVRPCRYYAGTPSPHKTPEKLDVIIYRENTEDIYLGIEWKQGSEIGDRLIKFLNEELIPATPEHGKKQIPLDAGIGIKPISKTGSQRLVRRAIKHALLLPKNKQQVTLVHKGNIMKYTEGAFRDWGYELATSEFRQECVTERESWILGNKEKNANLSLEENARMIDPGFDSLTPEKKAQIVKEVETTLNTIWETHGNGKWKEKIMVNDRIADSIFQQIQTRPDEYSILATMNLNGDYLSDAAAAIVGGLGMGPGANIGDSCAIFEATHGTAPKHAGLDKINPGSVILSGVMMLEFMGWQEAADLVKKGLGDAIANSQVTYDLARLMEPPVEPLKCSEFADAIIKHFG is encoded by the coding sequence ATGTACGATAAGATTACCCCCCCGACAACCGGAGCAAAAATTACCTTCAAAAATGGTGAACCAGTTGTCCCTGAAAATCCTATTATCCCTTTTATTCAAGGTGATGGGACGGGTATAGATATTTGGCCAGCCACCGAAAAAGTGCTTGATGCTGCGGTAGCTAAGGCATACAAAGGCACAAGAAAAATTAGCTGGTTTAGGGTTTACGCTGGTGATGAAGCCTGTGATTTATACGGAACTTACCAGTATTTACCTCAGGATACATTAACAGCTATTGAAGAATATGGCGTTGCCATTAAAGGCCCCTTAACTACTCCGGTAGGTGGGGGAATTCGTTCTTTAAATGTGGCACTTAGACAAATTTTTGACCTTTATACTTGCGTGCGTCCTTGCCGTTATTACGCTGGTACACCATCTCCACACAAAACTCCAGAAAAACTGGATGTAATTATATATCGGGAAAATACGGAAGATATTTATTTGGGGATTGAGTGGAAGCAGGGAAGTGAAATTGGCGATCGCTTGATAAAATTTCTGAATGAGGAATTGATACCCGCTACTCCAGAACATGGTAAAAAGCAAATTCCTCTGGATGCGGGAATTGGCATCAAACCCATCAGCAAAACCGGTTCTCAGCGTCTTGTCCGTCGCGCTATCAAACACGCCTTGTTATTGCCCAAAAACAAGCAACAAGTGACCTTGGTGCATAAAGGCAATATCATGAAATACACCGAAGGCGCTTTTCGTGATTGGGGTTATGAATTAGCAACCAGCGAATTTCGGCAAGAGTGCGTTACAGAACGGGAATCTTGGATTTTGGGTAACAAGGAGAAAAACGCTAATCTCTCCTTAGAAGAAAACGCCCGCATGATCGATCCTGGTTTTGATTCCCTAACTCCAGAGAAGAAAGCGCAAATTGTCAAGGAAGTAGAAACAACTCTTAACACCATTTGGGAAACCCACGGAAACGGCAAATGGAAAGAGAAAATCATGGTCAATGACCGGATTGCTGATAGTATCTTCCAACAAATCCAAACTCGTCCAGATGAGTATTCGATTCTGGCGACAATGAACCTCAACGGTGATTATTTGTCTGATGCGGCTGCGGCTATCGTTGGCGGTTTAGGCATGGGACCAGGGGCAAATATTGGCGATTCCTGCGCTATTTTTGAAGCTACCCACGGTACAGCACCTAAACACGCTGGGTTAGACAAGATTAATCCCGGTTCTGTGATTCTTTCTGGTGTGATGATGCTGGAATTTATGGGTTGGCAAGAAGCCGCAGATTTGGTTAAAAAAGGATTAGGGGATGCGATCGCTAATTCTCAAGTCACCTATGACCTAGCGCGGTTAATGGAACCACCTGTAGAACCATTAAAGTGTTCTGAATTTGCTGACGCAATCATCAAACATTTCGGTTAA
- the rsmG gene encoding 16S rRNA (guanine(527)-N(7))-methyltransferase RsmG, whose protein sequence is MTLESLPIASLPEMAEIWQQTLNWQPTDQQQKQFQQLYELIVEGNRQLNLTRITEPEEFWEKHLWDSLRGIAPKQQFISSLSSGISVIDIGTGAGFPGLPISIIFPNCQINLLDSTRKKINFIDSILSNLSLTNTKTIVGRAEEIGQENKHRQRYDLALIRAVGTASACAEYSLPLVKQGGLAVIYRGTWTQEESQSLKNAANQLGGVIELIEEFTTPFTNSIRHCIYLRKVVNTPIQFPRAVGIPSQKPL, encoded by the coding sequence ATGACTCTAGAATCTTTACCTATAGCCAGTTTACCAGAAATGGCAGAAATCTGGCAGCAAACTCTCAATTGGCAACCAACAGACCAACAACAAAAACAATTTCAACAGCTTTATGAATTAATTGTAGAAGGGAATCGGCAACTTAATTTAACTCGCATTACTGAACCTGAAGAATTTTGGGAAAAGCATCTTTGGGATTCTCTGCGAGGTATTGCGCCAAAACAGCAATTTATTTCTTCTCTTTCATCTGGTATATCTGTAATTGATATTGGTACAGGTGCAGGTTTTCCGGGTTTACCAATTTCTATAATTTTTCCCAATTGTCAAATAAATTTGTTAGATTCAACGCGTAAAAAAATTAATTTTATTGATTCGATATTAAGTAATCTTTCTCTAACTAATACTAAAACAATTGTAGGAAGGGCAGAAGAAATTGGTCAGGAAAATAAACATCGCCAAAGGTATGATTTAGCTTTAATTCGGGCTGTGGGTACAGCTTCCGCCTGTGCTGAATATAGTCTACCTTTAGTAAAACAGGGTGGTTTAGCTGTAATTTATCGGGGAACCTGGACACAAGAAGAAAGCCAAAGTCTAAAAAATGCTGCTAATCAATTGGGTGGAGTAATTGAATTAATTGAAGAATTTACCACACCTTTTACTAACAGCATTCGTCATTGTATTTATTTGCGAAAAGTGGTAAACACGCCAATTCAATTTCCCCGTGCTGTTGGGATACCGAGTCAAAAGCCTTTGTAA
- a CDS encoding RICIN domain-containing protein: MSSWTKDYSDPDQQFERLNGSVGGFLLKHKSTGGCLNARYLSNNSQMNVWSPCAANDPDQNWIFPDLGNGFFHIKRAGTRPDQNYCVDMPYRKDGGRIHMIQCDPNNGNQRWRSN; the protein is encoded by the coding sequence ATGTCATCCTGGACAAAGGATTATAGCGATCCTGATCAGCAGTTTGAACGTTTAAATGGTAGTGTGGGTGGATTTTTATTAAAACATAAGTCTACTGGTGGCTGTCTCAATGCTCGTTATCTTTCTAATAATTCACAAATGAATGTTTGGAGTCCTTGTGCTGCGAATGATCCTGATCAAAATTGGATTTTTCCCGATTTAGGTAATGGCTTTTTTCATATCAAACGGGCAGGTACTAGACCGGATCAAAATTACTGTGTTGATATGCCATACCGTAAAGATGGAGGACGCATCCACATGATTCAATGTGATCCTAATAATGGTAATCAACGTTGGCGATCTAACTAA
- a CDS encoding superoxide dismutase: MSLNRRHFLVLLGASSGAFLLDNYASAETSPPQTPAIQLPPLPYAYDALEPHIDAKTMQFHHDKHHAAYVNNLNQALDKHPKLKSKSVEALLQNLDNVPADIRTTVRNNGGGHVNHSMFWRIMKPNGGGEPTGEIATAIKDNFGSFTDFKKQFNAAGAGRFGSGWVWLVRSKNGKLEITTTANQDSPLSKGKYPIFGNDVWEHAYYLKYQNRRPDYLEAWWNVVNWDEINQRFADATKLG, from the coding sequence ATGAGTTTAAATCGTCGGCATTTCTTGGTTTTACTGGGTGCTAGTAGTGGTGCTTTTCTTTTAGATAACTATGCTTCAGCAGAAACATCACCCCCACAAACCCCAGCTATTCAACTACCCCCCTTACCCTATGCTTACGACGCACTAGAACCGCATATTGATGCTAAAACAATGCAGTTCCATCATGATAAACACCATGCAGCATATGTGAATAACTTAAATCAGGCATTAGATAAACACCCAAAACTGAAAAGCAAATCAGTTGAAGCACTGCTGCAAAATCTCGATAATGTACCCGCAGATATTAGAACTACAGTTAGAAATAATGGCGGTGGACACGTTAACCATTCCATGTTTTGGAGAATAATGAAACCGAATGGCGGTGGTGAACCCACAGGAGAAATAGCAACCGCAATTAAAGATAACTTTGGTAGTTTTACAGATTTCAAAAAACAGTTTAATGCAGCTGGTGCTGGTCGTTTTGGTAGTGGTTGGGTTTGGTTAGTTCGCAGCAAGAACGGTAAATTAGAAATTACAACTACCGCAAATCAAGATAGTCCTTTAAGCAAAGGCAAATATCCCATTTTTGGTAATGACGTTTGGGAACACGCCTATTATCTTAAATATCAAAACCGTCGTCCTGATTATTTAGAAGCTTGGTGGAATGTAGTCAACTGGGATGAAATTAATCAACGCTTTGCAGACGCAACTAAATTAGGATAA
- a CDS encoding DUF4090 family protein, which produces MTTETTTGADAIDVAIARGIDFDGSPIPEAKLELYSQVMGLEAGRQRSGVSNTMRSRIVRIGAKHIPQAELDQKLVNAGFAPLKEKEIAFFYGGK; this is translated from the coding sequence ATGACTACTGAAACTACCACAGGTGCTGATGCTATTGATGTAGCGATCGCACGAGGAATTGATTTTGACGGTTCTCCCATTCCCGAAGCTAAATTAGAATTATACAGCCAAGTTATGGGACTGGAAGCAGGTAGACAGCGTAGTGGCGTATCCAATACCATGCGTTCCCGAATCGTCCGCATTGGTGCAAAACACATTCCCCAAGCAGAACTAGACCAAAAACTTGTTAATGCTGGTTTTGCACCTCTCAAAGAAAAAGAAATTGCCTTCTTCTACGGCGGTAAATAA
- a CDS encoding GUN4 domain-containing protein, which produces MTDPMILSGTANNIDSLRQNLIAGSQKVQQQIIPQLADLGNEGLEVLQEFLLKRRDTPATWIDGKAYQVVYNSDAPTAKEFLETNFPEGIVPLKSDCGISYNSLQQLLTRQEFQAADLLTIQKMCEVAGPTAVQRKWLYFTDVDNFPVQDLQTLNHLWVVHSEGKFGFSVQREIWLGLGKNWINLWTKIGWKSGNNWTRYPHEFTWDLSAPRGHLPLSNQLRGVRVMSSLLNHPAWNT; this is translated from the coding sequence ATGACAGACCCAATGATTTTATCAGGCACTGCTAATAACATCGACTCCCTGCGCCAAAATCTAATCGCTGGGTCCCAAAAAGTCCAACAACAAATCATCCCACAGTTAGCTGACTTGGGTAATGAGGGATTGGAAGTGTTGCAGGAATTTTTACTGAAACGTCGTGACACCCCAGCAACTTGGATTGATGGTAAGGCCTACCAAGTAGTCTACAACTCTGATGCACCTACAGCCAAAGAATTTCTAGAAACTAACTTTCCTGAAGGAATTGTACCTCTAAAATCAGACTGTGGGATCAGTTACAATTCTTTGCAACAGCTACTAACCCGTCAAGAGTTCCAAGCGGCTGACCTTCTGACAATCCAAAAAATGTGTGAAGTCGCAGGACCCACAGCTGTACAAAGAAAATGGTTGTATTTTACTGATGTAGATAATTTCCCAGTTCAGGACTTACAAACCCTTAATCATTTGTGGGTAGTCCACTCGGAAGGTAAATTTGGTTTTTCTGTACAACGAGAAATTTGGTTGGGGTTGGGTAAAAACTGGATTAACTTATGGACGAAAATTGGCTGGAAAAGCGGTAATAACTGGACACGCTACCCACATGAGTTTACATGGGATTTAAGCGCCCCTAGAGGTCATCTACCCCTCTCTAATCAACTGCGGGGTGTGCGGGTGATGTCTTCGCTTCTCAACCATCCGGCTTGGAATACGTAG
- a CDS encoding DUF29 family protein: MTQELIDLRNSILEARYQDALAIVDELEGMSKQANLRQIQSFLKVLLIHLIKNQIEQRLTNSWAASIRNSIREIQKINIKENKKSYYVNQDEWENLIEEEVIEDAIADASLEVMNGKYSQFQLSELIDRTALITNALKFLHLTYSHSAKQLPTVIIQNCYQLPGGENWG; the protein is encoded by the coding sequence ATGACACAGGAATTAATCGACCTCAGAAATAGTATTTTGGAAGCACGTTATCAAGATGCTTTAGCAATTGTCGATGAATTAGAGGGAATGAGTAAACAAGCTAACCTCAGACAAATTCAATCCTTTTTAAAAGTTTTACTAATTCATTTAATTAAAAATCAAATAGAACAGCGATTAACCAATTCTTGGGCTGCTTCTATTCGTAACTCTATTAGAGAAATTCAAAAAATCAATATCAAAGAAAATAAAAAATCCTATTACGTCAATCAAGATGAATGGGAAAATTTAATAGAAGAGGAGGTAATTGAAGATGCCATTGCTGATGCTAGTTTAGAAGTCATGAATGGTAAATATAGTCAGTTTCAATTATCTGAGTTAATAGATAGAACAGCATTAATTACAAATGCTTTAAAATTCTTGCACCTCACCTATTCTCATTCAGCGAAACAATTACCAACAGTAATTATACAAAACTGTTATCAATTACCAGGAGGGGAAAATTGGGGTTAG
- a CDS encoding Uma2 family endonuclease, with product MVVQLAKRRFNISQYHQMNKAGILKEDDRVELINGEIIEMSPIGTRHTACVNRLNSLFSQLLANKVIVAVQNPIILNNLSEPQPDIALLKLRADFYEAGHPQPEDILLLVEVADSSIEYDREVKIPLYASSGISEIWLVDIEEQVITVYRYPSANGYSEIKTFQRGDILDLQIFPEIKLNVDNVLG from the coding sequence ATGGTTGTACAATTAGCCAAACGACGCTTTAACATTTCTCAGTACCACCAAATGAATAAAGCTGGCATTTTGAAAGAAGATGACAGAGTAGAATTAATTAATGGAGAAATTATTGAAATGTCACCAATTGGAACAAGACATACTGCTTGTGTAAATCGTTTAAATTCTCTTTTTTCACAATTACTGGCTAACAAGGTAATAGTTGCTGTACAAAATCCCATTATCTTAAATAATCTTTCAGAACCGCAACCAGACATAGCATTACTCAAACTCCGTGCAGATTTTTATGAAGCTGGACACCCGCAACCAGAAGATATATTACTGTTAGTTGAAGTTGCAGATAGTAGCATTGAATATGACAGAGAAGTTAAAATTCCTCTTTATGCGAGTAGCGGAATTTCGGAAATTTGGTTAGTCGATATTGAAGAACAAGTAATTACAGTTTATCGCTATCCTAGCGCAAATGGTTATAGCGAAATTAAAACTTTTCAGCGTGGTGATATTCTAGATTTACAAATATTTCCAGAAATTAAATTAAATGTTGATAATGTTCTAGGATAA